CTTAGCCGTCATCAACGGTCTGCCGAGCAAAGACCGTTTAAAGCAATTCTAAATTATCACTGCTCCACCCTCCGACCTAAGGAAACGGAGGCGTTAAGAAAATGGGGCTTCCATTCGTTAAGAAAGCCCTATTGTTTGAACAAGCGTAGGGCTTTAGCATTGGCGTGAGTTCTAGGGCTTTTAGAATGGAAGACTCATTTTTAACCGTAGTTTTCTAGTCTTAACTTTTTGGTACTTTTGGCTACGCCGAACCACTGCGTTAGGTTTAGGTCAAACTAAAAGTACAGATATATATTTATTTACCTTCTTTTGTTTTGAAACAAAAGAAACAAAAATTCAAGGTTCTGGTGGCTATGCCTAAAAAATACTCACAAAGGCTAAAAGTTTTAAAACTCGCCCCAACTCGTTACCCAACGCCTGCTCAAACAGTAAAACTTTTTTAACGCCTTTAGTAATGAGGTTTTTAACGCCGTCGGGATTAGAGGTCGAGTATTCTCTACCATATATAGTAACCACCCCATTCTCCGACCTAAGGAAACGGAGGCGTTAAGAAAATGGGGAGTCCATTCGTTAAAAAAGACCTATTGTTTGAACAAACGTCGGGCTTAGCCTTGGCGTGAGTTCTAGGGCTTTTAGAATGGACGTCGCATTTTTAGCCGTAGTTTTCTAGTCTTGAACTTTTGGTCCTTTTGTTTCAAGACAAAAGGACACACATACGTATTTATCGCTTTGAAATAAACCTAACGCAAGTGTTTGGGTAAAGTCAAAAGTATAGCCTATAAATTCTATGCCTATAAAAATTATTTTTATGCTTATTAAAAAAAATCCGATGCCTATAAGTTTTTGATTTTATAAGCATCGGTTTTTTAAAGGGGACTTAGGAGTTATCCTAAGCCTTCTCGTAAGTGAGTGTCGCTAGGGTATCTTTTATTCCTTTAGCGGGAGTGAAAATCACTTTAGCTTGTTTAATGGCACTAGCGGTTACTTCTTTCTCCGTAGCTTTACCCTCACTACTGAAACTCACTCGCAGACTGCCCAACTCTCCCAGACGAACGATTTGTCCATTAGCTAAGGACGACTGCATTACATCTACCAAGGCATAAAGTACCGCTCTGATGTCCGCTCCGCTTACCGTAGAGATTTTCTCTATGTCTCTGGTAAGGTCGGTTAGGGTTTTCTCTCCGCTCATATTAGGAGAAGCATACCATTTTTTGTTGCCGCCACCGCTTACGCCGGGCTGACCTCTTTCGATTGCTTTAAATTTTACTGGCATAATTTCTACTTTTTAATGATTTACAGTAATTGATTTTGATGATAAAAATTCCTCACGATACCGATAGGCATCATAAGGAATCATTAAACTATTTTACTAATAAGGCTTCTAACTTCTGTAAACGAGCTTCTAATTCTGCTATTTTAGCATCTTTAGATTTTAACTCTTCTTTTTGAGATTTTAAAACCTTATCTTGCTCTATGCTATGTAGATAAAGCTCCTCTATCTTCTCCACATTGGTAAGTTGAGTTGCCATAAGGTCTATATAACCTTGCTTTTTGATTTCTGCTGCAGACTGATACCCTGGTAAATGCCCGTTAGCTTTTACAAAATCTTCTACTTGGCTAAGGGTTTTAAAGCTATAATCTGATTTAATGCTAGAAGTACCTGTATAATACTTTTGGAACACATAGTCTGGGAAGATAGCGGCATTAGTACCTATAAAACCCGTGGCTTTTACATTACCCGCAACCTCTAATTTTTCTGCTGGAGATTCAACGCCAATACCTACATTATCCCCAAATCTAACTTTTCCCTCATTAGTATAAATAGCATAATTAAAATTACCCCCTTTGTTTACATTTTCTATATACAAACCATACATATCTCCTACCGTAGCTGTAGCATCATTATAAAAAGCATATCTTGCTCCATAAAGTTGCCCCACATTAGCTCCTGCATAAGTTCTGCTATAATTGTAGATACCGTAATGTTCTGGAGTTGTACTGTTCTGACGAAAATAAGAAGCTGACCTAATACCATTGGTTCTTGTTTCTATCGTAGCATTTTCTGATACATTTACCACATTATCTACTCCATACATTACCTTTACGGTGTGTGCAGGCATAGATGTTTGACCAATGTTAAGCACTTGAGAAGATATATTGATGTAACTTCCGCGTATATTATCCGCAACACCTCTATTACTTACAAAAGTTCTTGTACCATACATATCCGTAGAAGTACCATAATTTCTAGAATGAAAAATACCTCCTGTATTACTACTTACAGTTGCTCTAGAATAGTTTCCATTTTGACTTCCTACAGAAGTA
This Riemerella anatipestifer DNA region includes the following protein-coding sequences:
- a CDS encoding HU family DNA-binding protein: MPVKFKAIERGQPGVSGGGNKKWYASPNMSGEKTLTDLTRDIEKISTVSGADIRAVLYALVDVMQSSLANGQIVRLGELGSLRVSFSSEGKATEKEVTASAIKQAKVIFTPAKGIKDTLATLTYEKA